One genomic window of Pagrus major chromosome 22, Pma_NU_1.0 includes the following:
- the LOC141018453 gene encoding E3 ubiquitin-protein ligase rnf146-like: MFSMAGSGELDCSLNAPAPSKLIEEVGDTCAADTSSSTSTPECAICLQSCIHPVRLPCCHVFCFLCVKGASWHSKRCALCRQEIPEDFLERPVLLSPEELKAAAAGVSRSIGAGGVSRGDFAWYYEGRNGWWQYDERTTRELEEAFSKGRKSTEMLIAGFLYVADLENMVQYRRNEHGRRRKIKRDVVDIPKKGVAGLRIDPEPVPIPALPAVTPAATERVSSADGSDNAGQTQPSTFGILASLPPVRPPTLLGRHLPSPLSPSPSTLEESLSQLLISQPLGEEVEGDDELQTYDYASGSSESEEEQERERAEAMPRRRQRHGPLRESQPTRMPPRGGPSSSTLSLRSRSPDGQCTVTEV; encoded by the exons ATGTTCAG tATGGCAGGCTCTGGAGAACTGGACTGTTCACTGAATGCACCGGCTCCCTCCAAGCTGATAGAGGAAGTAGGAGACACCTGTGCTGCAGACACCTCCAGCTCCACCAGCACCCCCGAGTGTGCCATCTGCCTGCAGAGCTGCATCCACCCCGTGCGCCTGCCATGCTGCCACGTCTTCTGTTTCCTGTGCGTGAAAGGTGCCTCCTGGCACAGCAAGCGCTGTGCTCTCTGCCGGCAAGAAATCCCGGAGGACTTCCTGGAGCGGCCGGTTCTCCTCTCACCTGAAGAACTGAAAGCAGCAGCTGCGGGGGTGAGCCGGAGTATAGGGGCCGGGGGCGTTTCCCGTGGAGACTTTGCCTGGTACTATGAGGGGCGCAACGGCTGGTGGCAGTATGATGAGAGGACCACCCGGGAGCTGGAGGAGGCTTTCTCCaaaggcaggaagagcacagaGATGCTGATTGCAGGGTTCCTTTATGTGGCTGACCTGGAGAACATGGTGCAGTATCGACGGAATGAGCACGGCCGCAGACGCAAGATAAAGCGTGATGTTGTTGATATCCCAAAGAAGGGAGTTGCGGGATTGAGGATAGATCCTGAACCTGTCCCCATTCCTGCTTTGCCGGCTGTCACCCCAGCTGCAACAGAACGCGTCAGCTCAGCTGATGGATCGGACAATGCAGGTCAAACGCAGCCTTCAACCTTTGGGATTTTGGCGTCTCTTCCCCCTGTTAGACCTCCAACACTCCTGGGGCGGCATCTTCCCAGTCCCCTTTCTCCCTCACCCTCGACCCTGGAGGAGTCTCTCTCCCAGCTCCTAATCAGCCAGCCACTGGGTGAAGAGGTGGAAGGAGACGACGAGCTGCAGACGTATGACTATGCATCCGGCAGCAGTGAGagtgaggaggaacaggagcGTGAGAGAGCAGAAGCAATGCCACGCAGAAGACAAAGGCATGGACCGCTAAGAGAGAGCCAGCCAACCAGAATGCCTCCGAGGGGCGGGCCCTCCAGCTCTACGCTCAGTCTCCGCTCTCGTAGTCCTGATGGACAGTGCACTGTGACAGAAGTGTGA